The genomic window GGAGAGGCGCATGAAGAGCCAGGCGATCATCTCGAAGTTTCCACGGCTGGAGCCGGTGCGGTTGTACTTCGGTGCGATTTTTCCGGATCCGATTTTTCCGCTGCGCGGAGATTCGATGGTTGTCATGGCTTAGTGGCCTCCCAGCGCGAGGGAAAGGTGGCGGATGGCGAAGCCGGCGAACGTGACCAGCCACAGCGCAAGCACGACCCACAGCATTTGGCGCTGGTACTTGGCGCCCTTTTTCCAGAAGTCGATGGCAATCACGCGCAGGCCGTTGAAGGCGTGGAAGATGATCGCAGCGACCAGGCCCGTTTCCCCCAGGGCCATGAGGGGGTTCTTGTAAGCACCAATGACGGCCGTGTAGGCCTCGGGGGACACGCGCACCAATGAGGTGTCCAGCACATGGACCAACAAGAAGAAAAAGATCACTACACCGGTAATACGATGTCCAACCCAGGACCACATGCCTTCACGGCCGCGGTACAAGGTGCCAGCTGGTTTTGTCGGCACTGATTAAACCTTCCTGCAACACAGCGGCGCTGGCATGGGATCCACGCAAGGGGAACGCCTGCTGCGAGAGCACTCGTAGCTCACGCCTAAATCTAGGCTTCGCTCACAGCATATTCAATTTAGGACGGGCTTCTCTCCTTGTTAAATCCATGTTTCGTGCCAGTATTCAGGCAATTTTCACCACTTCCTGAGACGAATGCCACATGCGTGGCGCGCTGCAGGGCTTCGCGCCTGCGTCGGATAAAGTGTTGCGGTGAGTACAGAAGACGCAAAATACCCGGAATCGCCCATGAACCGCTTCCATGCGGTTATTCCGGCCGGCGGTGTGGGGACCCGGTTGTGGCCACTCTCGCGGGCCGCAGCGCCCAAGTTCCTTCATGACCTGACCGGTTCAGGCAGCACCTTGCTGAGGGCCACCTATGACCGCCTGGAGCCGCTGGCCGGCGAGCGGGTATTGGTTGTCACCGGTGTTGCCCACCGCGCCGCAGTCTGCCGCCAGCTCCCTGAAGTGGGCGACGACGAACTGGTGCTCGAGAGCGAACCCAAGGACTCCGGTGCCGCGATCGGTCTTGCTGCTGCCATCCTGTACCGCCGTGACCCGGAGACCATCATGGGCTCCTTTGCGGCAGACCAGGTCATCAGTCCGGACGATCTTTTCCAGGAAACCGTGCGCGAGGCCATCTATACCGCCGCAATGGGAAAAATCGTCACCATCGGCATCAAGCCCACGCACCCTTCCACCGGCTTCGGCTACATCCGCTCCGGCGCTGCCCTCCACGTCGAAGGCGCCCCGAATGCGCTGGCCGTTGCGGAGTTCGTTGAGAAGCCAAGCCAGGAAGTAGCCAACAAGTATGTCGAAGCCGGGGACTACGTCTGGAACGCGGGCATGTTCGTGGCTCCCGTGGCACTCATGCTCAAGCACCTTGAAGCCAACCAGCCTGAACTGTTCAAGGGCCTCCAGGAGATCGCGGAGGCCTGGGATACGCCGCAGCGTGCCGAAGTGACTGCCCGGGTTTGGCCTACGCTGCCCAAGATTGCCATTGACTACGCCGTTGCCGAGCCCGCAGCGGCAGCCGGCGATGTCGCCGTCGTGCCCGGTACTTTCCGGTGGGACGACGTCGGCGACTTTGCCGCGATCGGCCGCCTGAACAACGCCGGTGATGTGGACGAAGTGACCGTGCTTGGTGAAGGCGCCCGTGTGTTCGCGGAAAATGCCAGCGGCGTGGTGGTCTCCGATACCAAACGCGTCATTGCACTGATTGGCATCAAGGATGTGGTCATCGTGGACACACCGGACGCGCTCCTGGTCACCACCAAAGAGCACGCGCAACTGGTCAAGGGCACTGTTGATGCCCTCAAGGCCAGCGGCGATACGGACGTGCTGTAACCACCCTCCTTATACCGTGAGCCACCTCTTTGGTTGTCCTGCGCCTGAACGCAGCGTAACCAAGAGGTGGCTTTCGTTCTTCGGAGGCGTGGCATGGCTAGAGTTGTGACGTGCGCAATTACACGACTGAAACCGAGCCAGCTCCCGTTGTGAGTCCTTGGGTGGATGAACTCCTTCCCGGACTCATCGAATTCCGGCGTGACCTCCATGCGCACCCTGAGCTTTCCTTCAAGGAATTCCGCACCACGGACAAGCTCGTGGAGCGGCTTGAGGCCGCCGGGCTGAAGCCCAGGCGACTTGAGGAGACCGGCCTGACCGTTGACGTGGGTGAAGGCCCCATCGCCACCGCCCTTCGTGGTGACATTGACGCACTGCCGATCATTGAGGAAACCGGCTTGCCGTTCGCCTCGAAGAACCATGGTGTGACCCATGCTTGCGGGCACGATGTCCATACCACTGCCATGCTTGGCATCGCTTTGACGCTGCAGCGGATGCACAAGAACAACCCGCTCGGCGGCACGGTCCGGATCATCTTCCAGCCGGCCGAGGAAACCATGCCCGGCGGAGCGCTGGCCTGCATCGAACAGGGAGTGCTGGAAGGCGTGCCGCGTATCCTGGCGCTGCATTGCGATCCGCGGATCAACGTAGGCCAGATCGGCACCCGCATCGGGGCCATCACCTCGGCGTCGGACACCATCAAGATTGAGCTTTCCGGCCGGGGAGGGCACACCTCCAGGCCGCACCTGACCGAGGACCTTGTGTTCGCCCTGGCTCAAATCGCGGTGAACGTGCCGGCAGTCCTTTCCCGCCGCGTGGACGTCCGCAGTGGCGTGTCGGTGGTTTGGGGCCAGATTTCCGCAGGTTCGGCACCCAACGCCATTCCGGGAACCGGCTACATGGCCGGCACCATGCGTTGCCTGGACCGCGACGCCTGGCACAGTGCGGGGGAGTTGCTGGACGACGTCGTCAGGCAGGTTGCCGCGCCCTACGGCGTGGATGTCCATCTGGAACACACCCGTGGCGTGCCTCCCGTGGTGAACTCCGAGCACGAGACTGCCCTCATTGAAGCCTCTGCCCGCGCCGAGCTGGGGGAGAATGCGGTGGTCCTCACGCCGCAGTCCATGGGTGGCGAGGACTTTGCCTGGTTCCTGGCGGACCTTCCCGGTGCCATGATGCGCCTGGGTACCCACACCCCGGGCGGCGAAGAGTACGATCTCCACCGCGGTGACTTCATTGTTGATGAACGCGCCCTCGGCTACGCCATCCGCGTGCTGACCGCAGCTGCCCTGCGAACCATCCGCGACCTCGAACAGTAAACCCACTGAGCAGTAAACGCACTGAACAGTAAACCCACCTGACTCGCAGTTGAGCGCGTTTGACCCGTCAGAACGCGCTCAACTGCGACTCGGTTGGGCACGTCAGGGGCAGATGAGTTGTGCACAATTGAATTGTGCACTATCGTTTTATTCATGAGTGATGCACCCCGCCTCCGCCACCAGGTCTGCTTTGCGCTGTACTCGGCGTCCAAGGCGGCGACGGCGGTCTACCGCCCCGTGCTGGATGACCTCGGCCTAACCTACCCGCAGTACCTGGTGATGCTGGTCCTCTGGGAGCAGGAGCCCCGGAGCGTCCGCGACCTTGGTGCCGAACTCGGCCTGGATTCAGGAACGTTGTCACCCCTCCTGAAGCGCCTTGAGGGCCTGCGCCTGGTGGAACGCCGCCGCTCGGCCGAAGACGAGCGCCGCGTGGACGTTGTTCTGACCGACGCCGGGACCGCCTTGAGCGCCCGTGCCCAGGCCGTTCCCCAGCGCCTCGCCGACGCGGCAGGCCTTTCTGCCGACGAAATCGAACAGCTCCACGCCACGCTCGGCAAACTCACCACGGCCTTGAACAGCTCACTCTGACGAACTCCCGGAAAATCCCGGAACATCCATTCCCGAAGAGAAACGGAAACACCATGAAGACTCTCTACACTGCCGAGGCACTGGCCTCCGGCGAAGGCCGCGATGGCAACGCCCGCACCAATGACGGCAAGCTGGATGTAGCACTGGCCAGCCCCGTGGAGCTCGGCGGCAACGGTGAAGGAACCAACCCGGAGCAGCTCTTTGCTGCCGGCTACGCGGCATGCTTCCACTCCGCCCTGCGCCTGGTGGGCCGCAAGGAACGCGTTGACCTCAGCGACTCCGCAGTGGCTGCCAAGATCCACTTCGGCGCCCTGACGGACAGTGAAGGTTACGGCCTGGCTGCCGAACTCGAGATTGCCCTGCCCGCGCTGGACCGCAGCACCGCTGAAGAGCTGATGGCCAAAGCGCACCAGATCTGCCCTTACTCCAATGCAACCCGCGGCAACATGGCCGTAGACCTCAAGCTCGTGGAGTTCGCAGCATGAGCGCCGTAACTGAAACCCGCGAAATCCAGCTGGCCTCCCGCCCGGTGGGACGCCCGGCCCAGGAGAACTTCCGGCTGGCAGCGGCACCGCTCCCGGAGCTCGCCGAGGGACAGGTTCTGGTGAAGAACCAGTTCATGTCCGTGGATCCGTACATGCGTGGCCGCATGAACGACGTCAAGTCCTACTCCGCGCCGTTCCGTCTGGATGCAGCGCTCGACGGCGGTGCGGTAGGTGAGGTGATCGCGTCCCGTTCGGACGCGCACAAGGTGGGTGACGTCGTCGTGCATCAACTGGGCTGGCGCGAGCACGCTGTAGTGGACGCCGCGGCAACTACTCCCGTCCCGTCGGGGCTGGCCCCGACGTCTGCCTTCCTGGGTGCGCTGGGCATGACGGGGCTGACTGCTTACGCGGGGCTGCTGAAGGTCGCAGAGTTCAAGGAAGGCGACGTCGTGTTCGTCTCCGGAGCCGCTGGGGCCGTCGGTTCCATGGTGGGCCAGATCGCCAAAGCCATGGGTGCATCAAAGGTGATCGGCAGTGCGGGATCCCCGGAGAAGGTTGCCCGGTTGCTGGAGCTCGGTTTTGATGCCGCCTTCAACTACAACGACGCTCCGGTGCTGGACCAGCTCAAGGATGCGGCAGGGGAGCGCGGCATCGATGTCTACTTCGACAACGTTGGCGGAGAACACCTGGAAGCAGCCCTGGCAACCCTGACAGTAGGCGGCCGTGTGGCCATGTGCGGTGCCATTGCACAGTACAACTCCACCGAGCCCCCGGTCGCGCCCCGGAACCTTGCCGTGGCCATCGGCAAGCAGCTCACCCTGCGTGGATTCCTGGTGGGCGGCCAGCGTCAACACGCCCCCGAATTTGCGCAGAAGATGGCCGGATGGCTGGCCGATGGGTCCGTCAGCTATGACGAGACAATCGTTGACGGACTGGAAAACGCACCGCAGGCCTTCATTGACCTGCTGGACGGGGCGAACACCGGAAAGATGCTGGTCCGCCTTTAATCCACAGGTGAATCGCATGTGACTTGCACACCCGGCTACTGCTTGGTAACAAAAGGTCAACAATCTGACCTGGAGGGATCATTTGTGGTAGCTGGGTGTGTTCCAGGCCACTAGTGTTGGTGACATCAATGCGCTTCGGCGCAGCTGCGAGCATCAGTGAAAACAGAATTTCTGCCTCAGGTATAGGAAACGGACACTCATTGACCATCCGTCGTAGCGCCAATCACTTTCTTCCTGGAGGAAAATTGAAGAAACCACTGCGTGCCACCCTGAAGCGCGGTTCAATGGCCGGTGTTGCCACCCTCGGCGCAGCAGCGCTCCTGCTGACCAGTTGTGGACAGGCCCCCGATGCTGGCTCCGGCACCGCCACCAAGAGTGACTTCCTTGGATGCATCGTCTCGGACTCCGGTGGATTCGATGACCAGTCCTTCAACCAGTCCTCGTTCGAAGGCCTCAAGAAGGCTGAGACAGACTTGGGCATCACCGTGAAGTCGGCCGAATCCAAGGCCAACAGCGACTTCGAGACGAACCTCAACGGCATGGTCTCCGCAGGCTGCAACCTCACGGTTACGGTCGGCTTCCTCCTCGGCGACGCCACCAAGGCTGCCGCCGCTGCGAACGCCGACAAGCACTTCGCGATTATCGACTACTCGTACGAAACCCCCATCACCAACGTGAAGCCGATCGTCTATGACACGGCACAAGCGGCCTACCTGGCAGGCTACGCAGCTGCGGCCACGTCCAAGACGGGCAAGGTGGGTACCTTCGGCGGCATCAAGATCCCCACGGTCACCATCTTCATGGACGGCTTCTACGACGGTGTCCAGGCCTACAACAAGGCCAAGAACAAGACCGTCCAGGTTGTCGGCTGGGACAAGAACACCCAGGACGGCTCATTCACGGGTGACTTCGAGAAGCAGGACACCGGCAAGCAGGTCACCATCAACCTGCTGGACCAGGGCGCGGACATCATCATGCCCGTGGCCGGACCGGTTGGTAAGGGTGCAGGCGCTGCGCTGAAGGAAGCCAAGGCCTCAGGCAAGGACGTCAAGCTCATCTGGGTTGACTCCGACGGCTACCTCACCGCCCCCGAATACAAGGACCTCATGCTGACCTCCGTGGTCAAGCAGATGGGCGAGGCCGTTGAAACCGTGGTGAAGGATGACAAGGACGGCAAGTTCACCAACGAGGCCTACGTTGGCACGTTGGAAAACGATGGCGTTGCGATTGCTCCGTTCCACGACCTTGACTCGGCCGTGACCGCAGAAACCAAGTCCGAACTCGATGCCCTGAAGGCAGACATCGTCTCCGGCAAGTTGGTCGTCGAATCGGCAGCGAGCCCCAAGAAGTAAATCAATTCCTGGACGCGCCGCCAGTACCGAGCCCCGGTACTGGCGGCGCGTTTTTGCCCTGACTACGCTGGGCCTCAAAGCCAGTGGCTTTGGAGCAGTACAGCTGTCCCTCGGACTCACAGAACGGTGGGAGTTGTGAAACTCGAATTGAAGGGGATCTCGAAAGCCTTCGGGACCTTCTACGCCAACCAAGACATCGACCTCGTCGTCGAATCCGGCCAGATCCATTGCCTCCTGGGCGAAAACGGTGCCGGTAAATCAACCCTGATGAACGTGCTGTACGGGCTGTATGAGCCCACAGCAGGCCAGATCCTGGTGGATGACCAACCGGTCAACTTCCGTGGACCTGGCGACGCCATGGCAGCAGGTATTGGCATGGTGCACCAGCACTTCATGCTGGTTCCCGTTTTCACGGTGGCAGAAAACGTGGCGCTCGGCGCAGAACCCACCACTTTTGGCGGCGTGCTGAGCATGGAAGAAACCCGGAAGAAAATCCGTGAAATTTCGGATCAATACGGCTTCGACGTCGATCCCGACGCCCTCGTGGAGGACCTCCCCGTGGGCGTCCAGCAGCGCGTCGAAATCATCAAGGCGCTGGTCCGCGAAGCCAAAGTCCTGATCCTGGACGAACCCACGGCTGTGCTGACACCCCAGGAAACCGATGAACTCCTGGACATCATGCGCCAGCTCAAGGCCGGCGGCACCTCCATTGTGTTCATTTCGCACAAGCTGCGGGAAGTGAAAGCTGTCTCCGACGTCATTACCGTGGTCCGCCGCGGCAAAGTGGTGGGCGATGCACCTCCTACGGCATCGGCCACTGAACTGGCATCGATGATGGTGGGCCGTCCCGTCAGCTTGAGCCTGAACAAGGCCCCGGCGCAACCGAAGGACACCACGTTCGTGGTGGAGAACCTGACGGTCCGGGCAGCCAACGGCACCAACGTGGTGGACGGGATCAGCTTCGGAATC from Arthrobacter sp. StoSoilB20 includes these protein-coding regions:
- a CDS encoding MarR family transcriptional regulator, yielding MSDAPRLRHQVCFALYSASKAATAVYRPVLDDLGLTYPQYLVMLVLWEQEPRSVRDLGAELGLDSGTLSPLLKRLEGLRLVERRRSAEDERRVDVVLTDAGTALSARAQAVPQRLADAAGLSADEIEQLHATLGKLTTALNSSL
- a CDS encoding amidohydrolase; translation: MRNYTTETEPAPVVSPWVDELLPGLIEFRRDLHAHPELSFKEFRTTDKLVERLEAAGLKPRRLEETGLTVDVGEGPIATALRGDIDALPIIEETGLPFASKNHGVTHACGHDVHTTAMLGIALTLQRMHKNNPLGGTVRIIFQPAEETMPGGALACIEQGVLEGVPRILALHCDPRINVGQIGTRIGAITSASDTIKIELSGRGGHTSRPHLTEDLVFALAQIAVNVPAVLSRRVDVRSGVSVVWGQISAGSAPNAIPGTGYMAGTMRCLDRDAWHSAGELLDDVVRQVAAPYGVDVHLEHTRGVPPVVNSEHETALIEASARAELGENAVVLTPQSMGGEDFAWFLADLPGAMMRLGTHTPGGEEYDLHRGDFIVDERALGYAIRVLTAAALRTIRDLEQ
- a CDS encoding sugar phosphate nucleotidyltransferase; translated protein: MSTEDAKYPESPMNRFHAVIPAGGVGTRLWPLSRAAAPKFLHDLTGSGSTLLRATYDRLEPLAGERVLVVTGVAHRAAVCRQLPEVGDDELVLESEPKDSGAAIGLAAAILYRRDPETIMGSFAADQVISPDDLFQETVREAIYTAAMGKIVTIGIKPTHPSTGFGYIRSGAALHVEGAPNALAVAEFVEKPSQEVANKYVEAGDYVWNAGMFVAPVALMLKHLEANQPELFKGLQEIAEAWDTPQRAEVTARVWPTLPKIAIDYAVAEPAAAAGDVAVVPGTFRWDDVGDFAAIGRLNNAGDVDEVTVLGEGARVFAENASGVVVSDTKRVIALIGIKDVVIVDTPDALLVTTKEHAQLVKGTVDALKASGDTDVL
- the sdhC gene encoding succinate dehydrogenase, cytochrome b556 subunit, yielding MWSWVGHRITGVVIFFFLLVHVLDTSLVRVSPEAYTAVIGAYKNPLMALGETGLVAAIIFHAFNGLRVIAIDFWKKGAKYQRQMLWVVLALWLVTFAGFAIRHLSLALGGH
- a CDS encoding BMP family ABC transporter substrate-binding protein; protein product: MLVTSMRFGAAASISENRISASGIGNGHSLTIRRSANHFLPGGKLKKPLRATLKRGSMAGVATLGAAALLLTSCGQAPDAGSGTATKSDFLGCIVSDSGGFDDQSFNQSSFEGLKKAETDLGITVKSAESKANSDFETNLNGMVSAGCNLTVTVGFLLGDATKAAAAANADKHFAIIDYSYETPITNVKPIVYDTAQAAYLAGYAAAATSKTGKVGTFGGIKIPTVTIFMDGFYDGVQAYNKAKNKTVQVVGWDKNTQDGSFTGDFEKQDTGKQVTINLLDQGADIIMPVAGPVGKGAGAALKEAKASGKDVKLIWVDSDGYLTAPEYKDLMLTSVVKQMGEAVETVVKDDKDGKFTNEAYVGTLENDGVAIAPFHDLDSAVTAETKSELDALKADIVSGKLVVESAASPKK
- a CDS encoding organic hydroperoxide resistance protein translates to MKTLYTAEALASGEGRDGNARTNDGKLDVALASPVELGGNGEGTNPEQLFAAGYAACFHSALRLVGRKERVDLSDSAVAAKIHFGALTDSEGYGLAAELEIALPALDRSTAEELMAKAHQICPYSNATRGNMAVDLKLVEFAA
- a CDS encoding ABC transporter ATP-binding protein, translating into MKLELKGISKAFGTFYANQDIDLVVESGQIHCLLGENGAGKSTLMNVLYGLYEPTAGQILVDDQPVNFRGPGDAMAAGIGMVHQHFMLVPVFTVAENVALGAEPTTFGGVLSMEETRKKIREISDQYGFDVDPDALVEDLPVGVQQRVEIIKALVREAKVLILDEPTAVLTPQETDELLDIMRQLKAGGTSIVFISHKLREVKAVSDVITVVRRGKVVGDAPPTASATELASMMVGRPVSLSLNKAPAQPKDTTFVVENLTVRAANGTNVVDGISFGIAQGEILAVAGVQGNGQTELTEAILGIQDHVTGSVTLDGKELLGLSVKEVLRSGVGFVPEDRSVDGLVGPFSVAENLVLDLYDQAPFASGISMKPAKVSEHAKTKIAEFDIRTPSAASAAGTLSGGNQQKVVMARELSRPLRLFIASQPTRGVDVGSIEFLHKRIVAERDVGTPVMIVSTELDEVIELADRIAVLYKGKLVGIVPGGTSRDTLGLMMAGVGPEGGSDDN
- a CDS encoding NADP-dependent oxidoreductase produces the protein MSAVTETREIQLASRPVGRPAQENFRLAAAPLPELAEGQVLVKNQFMSVDPYMRGRMNDVKSYSAPFRLDAALDGGAVGEVIASRSDAHKVGDVVVHQLGWREHAVVDAAATTPVPSGLAPTSAFLGALGMTGLTAYAGLLKVAEFKEGDVVFVSGAAGAVGSMVGQIAKAMGASKVIGSAGSPEKVARLLELGFDAAFNYNDAPVLDQLKDAAGERGIDVYFDNVGGEHLEAALATLTVGGRVAMCGAIAQYNSTEPPVAPRNLAVAIGKQLTLRGFLVGGQRQHAPEFAQKMAGWLADGSVSYDETIVDGLENAPQAFIDLLDGANTGKMLVRL